The Thermotoga sp. Ku-13t DNA segment ATGGGATCCGGTGGAATGATCGTCATGGATGAGGACGACTGCATGGTGGACGTTGCGAAGTTCTTCTTGGAGTTCACCGTCGACGAGTCGTGTGGTAAATGCACTCCGTGCAGGGAAGGAACCAGGCAGATGTTGAAAATCCTAGAAAGGATAACCTCCGGTGAGGGAACCGAGGAAGACATTGAGCAGCTCGAGACACTCGGAAACATAATCAAGGACACCTCTCTGTGTGGTCTCGGTCAAACTGCTCCGAACCCCGTGCTGAGCACGCTGAGATACTACCATCATGAGTACGAAGCACACGTTAAAGAAAAACGCTGTCCAGCTCTGCGCTGCAAAGCACTCATAAGGTACGTTATCGATGCTTCAAAATGTGTCGGCTGTACTGCCTGCGCGCGGGTGTGTCCCGTGAACGCTATCAGTGGTGAACTCAGAAAGGTCCACTCGATCGATAACAGTGTGTGTATCAGGTGTGGAAGTTGCATAGAAGTGTGCAGGTTTGGAGCCATAAGTAAAGTCTCGCCGTGAGAGGGGGAATCGCTGGTGGTCGACCGCGAAACTGTCGTCAAGCTGGTGCGGAGTATAAAGAACCAGGCGCTCGAAGAAAGAGACATGCTCATCAATGCGTTACACCAGATTCAGAACTATTTCGGCAACTACATACCCGTGGAAGCGGCACAGCTTGTGGCTGAAGAACTGAACGTGCCCGAATCGAAGGTTTACGAGGTCCTTACGTTCTACACGATGTTCTCAACGAAACCGAGAGGGAAGTACGTCATCAGAATTTGCGTCAACCTGCCCTGTCACGTGACGGGGGGCAGACAGATCGTTGAAACGTTGAAAGAAACGCTTGGTATCGACTTCGATCAGACCACGAAAGATGGTCTGTTCACGCTGGAAAAAACGAGTTGCCTTGGTCTCTGTGGCGTTGCCCCGGTGATCATGGTGAACGACGAATACTACGGTGATCTGACCCCGAAGAAAGTGAAGGAACTCATCGAACGGTTGAAGGCCGGGGGTGATGTCAAGTGAAACCTATACTCGTTCTCGTTTCTGTTGATTCCAACAGCGTTCTGCTCGGTGCGAAGCAGTTCGTCAACTATCTCAAGGAAGCCATAGAAAAGTACAACTTGAAGGACACAGTCGATGTTCTCGAAACGGGCAGCTTGGGTGTATACACTCAGGGTGTGGTCATGGCCGTGTTTCCGGATGATGTGTATTATTCTGTGCGCTCGATCGAGGACGTTGAGAAGATCGTTTCGGAACATCTTTTGAAAGGTAGGCCTGTGCTGTCTCTCGAAATTCCAAGAGAACGTTTGAAACTGATCGTGGAGAGAGAAAAAGTCACAGAAGAAGTACGCATCGTTCTGAGAAACGTCGGAGTGATAGATCCAAGGAGTATAGATCAGTACATCGCGAGGGATGGTTACTTTGCACTCCACAAGGTTCTGTTTGAAATGACGCCGGAGCAGGTCATTCAAACGATAAAGGAATCCGGCTTGAGGGGTAGAGGTGGCGCAGGCTTTCCAACAGGTTTGAAGTGGGAATTCACGGCGAAGGCGAAGGCCGATCAAAAATACGTAGTGTGCAACGCTGACGAAGGCGAACCTGGTACGTTCAAAGACAGGTTGATCATGGAAGGAGATCCCCATTCGGTCATAGAAGCGATGGTGATCTGTGGCTACGCGGTGGGTGCGAACAAAGGTTACATCTACATAAGAGGAGAGTACTACGGTTCGGTGGAGAACATACAGAAAGCGATCAAGGATGCGTACGAGTACGGTTTTCTGGGAAAGAACATCCTCGGCAGCAATTTCTCGTTCGATCTCACCGTCAGGCTCGGTGCAGGTGCCTACGTCTGCGGTGAGGAGACTGCGTTGCTGGAGTCCATCGAAGGTAAATCTGGCAGGCCGAGGCTCAAACCACCTTACCCACCAACCCATGGCCTGTTCGGCAAGCCAACTGTGATTAACAACGTGGAAACCTTTGCGAACGTACCGCAGATAATCCTGAACGGTGCGAACTGGTTCAAACAGTTTGGAACGAAAAGTTCACCCGGTACGAAGGTCTTTTCCCTCGTTGGCAACGTTGTGAGAAGGGGTATCGTTGAGGTACCGATGGGTGTAACTGTCAGAGAGCTGATATACAAATTCGGCGGGGGACTCGTCGGTGGAAAGCAGCTGTACATGGTTCAGACTGGTGGGACAGCTGGCACCTTCATAGGTGTTGATAAGCTCGATGTTCCACTGGATTACGATTCGTTCAGAGATCACGGCGTGTCCATCGGCTCTGGAGTGATACTCGCCATGGCTGAAGACGTGTGCCCTGTCGATGTTGCCCTCAACACGATGGAGTTCTTCGAACACGAATCTTGCGGCAAATGCACACCGTGCCGTGAGGGTACAAAGCTCGCTGTGGAGATTCTGAGGAGAATGAGCAAAGGTCAGGGAAAGAAGGAGGATCTCGATACGCTCAGACAGATCGCCATCGTCACCCAGGAAGCTTCACTGTGTGGTCTTGGTCAGAGCATAAACGTCCCGTTGCTCTCGATACTGGACAACTTCAAAGAAGACTTTCTTGCCCATATAGGTGCCACGAACTGTCCGAGAGGAGTTTGCAGGTTCGAAAAACCCAAAGCTAAGGCGAAGGTGTGACGCTGTGCTCGGCCTCCTGGCCGAGCACGTTTTCCACCACCATTGCTTCCCGGAAGGATTTGCTCAGATCGTAAACGTATTTCCCGCCCTTCTTTTTCCGCGTTATGACTCCCGCTTTGTGTAAAGCTCTCACCAAGTGCGACGATTCCTTGCCCCTGATCTCGTTGAGCACCGTCACCGTCAAAGGACCGTTCAGGAGAATTGCCGCGACGATCTCCAGCTGACTCGAAGTGAGTTTAACGGTCCTCAAGCTCGTTGCTTTCACGACGAGCTGTGCGTATTCGGGCTTGGTGTAGAACCTGTAAACGTCGCCGAGTTTTTTGAGTTCTACACCGTGCTCTTCCTTAAGATAGTCCTTCTCGATTTTTTCAACAATTTGCAAAAGCTCCTCCTCATTTACTTCCAGCAACTTTGAAAGTCTCTTCAGAGTCATCCCGCGGCTCGCGAAAAGCAACGCTTCAACTGCTGCTCTGAGGTTCAACCGGTTCGTACCTCCTCAGCAGAAAAATACCATCTTGACTCACCAGTTCAGCCCTTCTCAAATGTACAAGTTCCAGGATTGCAAGAAAGCGAACGATCAGTTCGTATTTGCTGTCGACACCTTTCAAAAGTTCGTAGA contains these protein-coding regions:
- the nuoF gene encoding NADH-quinone oxidoreductase subunit NuoF; translated protein: MKPILVLVSVDSNSVLLGAKQFVNYLKEAIEKYNLKDTVDVLETGSLGVYTQGVVMAVFPDDVYYSVRSIEDVEKIVSEHLLKGRPVLSLEIPRERLKLIVEREKVTEEVRIVLRNVGVIDPRSIDQYIARDGYFALHKVLFEMTPEQVIQTIKESGLRGRGGAGFPTGLKWEFTAKAKADQKYVVCNADEGEPGTFKDRLIMEGDPHSVIEAMVICGYAVGANKGYIYIRGEYYGSVENIQKAIKDAYEYGFLGKNILGSNFSFDLTVRLGAGAYVCGEETALLESIEGKSGRPRLKPPYPPTHGLFGKPTVINNVETFANVPQIILNGANWFKQFGTKSSPGTKVFSLVGNVVRRGIVEVPMGVTVRELIYKFGGGLVGGKQLYMVQTGGTAGTFIGVDKLDVPLDYDSFRDHGVSIGSGVILAMAEDVCPVDVALNTMEFFEHESCGKCTPCREGTKLAVEILRRMSKGQGKKEDLDTLRQIAIVTQEASLCGLGQSINVPLLSILDNFKEDFLAHIGATNCPRGVCRFEKPKAKAKV
- the scpB gene encoding SMC-Scp complex subunit ScpB, with amino-acid sequence MNLRAAVEALLFASRGMTLKRLSKLLEVNEEELLQIVEKIEKDYLKEEHGVELKKLGDVYRFYTKPEYAQLVVKATSLRTVKLTSSQLEIVAAILLNGPLTVTVLNEIRGKESSHLVRALHKAGVITRKKKGGKYVYDLSKSFREAMVVENVLGQEAEHSVTPSP
- the nuoE gene encoding NADH-quinone oxidoreductase subunit NuoE, with amino-acid sequence MVDRETVVKLVRSIKNQALEERDMLINALHQIQNYFGNYIPVEAAQLVAEELNVPESKVYEVLTFYTMFSTKPRGKYVIRICVNLPCHVTGGRQIVETLKETLGIDFDQTTKDGLFTLEKTSCLGLCGVAPVIMVNDEYYGDLTPKKVKELIERLKAGGDVK